In Spirosoma aureum, a single genomic region encodes these proteins:
- a CDS encoding vanadium-dependent haloperoxidase, with protein sequence MLVFVHACRVQPVDPTQPGTGSPTGKTADQYSADVAIQWASLQLKLTKTTAGFSPTVASRAYGYAGIAMYEAIVPGLPDHQSLAGQLQGLTTLPLPEANQTYNWALSANAAQASIIRNLYVTTSAANKALIDSLEKVLNAQFKESDEPANQRSIAFGQKIADALFEWSKTDGGHEGYNRNFPASYVVPTGPGLWQPTENGLKIPMQPYWGQNRTFLKANNDLPMPKPLSYSTDVKSSIFAQYLDVYAKSKNLTQVEKEIAVWWADNPTDTFTPPGHSYSIATIAVKTAKANLAKAAETFARTGIAVSDAFVLCWRCKFVYNNLRPYTYVRLAIDPKWIPFWPAPPFPGYPSGHATQSSSAATVLSDLYGDNFAFTDDSHVGREKDVSRNVEFKPRSFKSFMESAQESADSRFFGNIHTRQDNETGLAEGKKIGANINALIWKK encoded by the coding sequence ATGCTTGTATTTGTCCATGCCTGTCGTGTTCAACCAGTTGACCCAACCCAACCGGGCACTGGATCACCAACCGGTAAAACAGCTGATCAGTATAGTGCTGATGTAGCCATTCAATGGGCAAGCCTCCAACTGAAGTTAACAAAAACAACGGCCGGTTTTTCACCCACGGTAGCATCACGTGCGTATGGCTATGCGGGGATAGCCATGTATGAAGCGATTGTTCCGGGTCTGCCCGACCATCAATCATTGGCCGGGCAGCTTCAGGGTTTAACGACATTGCCCTTACCCGAGGCAAATCAAACCTACAATTGGGCATTAAGTGCCAACGCGGCACAAGCGAGCATCATTCGAAATTTATACGTCACTACGTCGGCCGCCAATAAAGCACTGATTGATTCTCTGGAGAAAGTCTTGAACGCTCAATTTAAAGAGTCGGATGAGCCCGCCAATCAACGATCAATCGCATTTGGACAAAAGATAGCCGATGCACTCTTTGAGTGGTCAAAAACCGACGGAGGGCATGAAGGTTATAATCGAAACTTCCCGGCTAGTTATGTGGTACCTACTGGCCCTGGACTCTGGCAACCAACCGAAAATGGGTTAAAAATTCCAATGCAACCATATTGGGGCCAGAACCGAACGTTTTTAAAAGCGAACAACGACTTACCAATGCCTAAACCGTTGTCGTATTCTACTGATGTTAAGTCATCAATATTCGCACAGTATCTCGATGTTTATGCGAAATCGAAGAATTTAACCCAGGTAGAAAAAGAAATTGCCGTTTGGTGGGCCGATAACCCAACCGATACCTTCACTCCTCCGGGCCATTCATATAGTATCGCTACCATCGCGGTGAAAACGGCGAAAGCAAATTTGGCGAAAGCCGCCGAAACATTCGCCAGAACAGGCATTGCCGTTTCTGATGCTTTTGTTCTGTGCTGGCGGTGTAAATTCGTATATAACAATCTCCGTCCCTATACCTACGTTCGGCTGGCTATTGACCCAAAATGGATTCCATTCTGGCCGGCCCCGCCCTTTCCTGGCTACCCATCAGGCCATGCAACACAATCGTCTTCAGCGGCTACAGTTCTGTCTGATCTATATGGCGATAACTTCGCTTTTACTGACGACTCGCACGTGGGTCGTGAAAAAGACGTAAGCCGAAATGTTGAATTTAAGCCTCGATCCTTTAAATCGTTTATGGAATCAGCTCAGGAATCGGCAGATTCGCGCTTCTTTGGTAATATTCATACCCGCCAGGATAATGAAACAGGATTGGCTGAGGGAAAGAAAATAGGTGCTAACATTAACGCGCTGATCTGGAAAAAATAA
- a CDS encoding Rne/Rng family ribonuclease, protein MSNELVISSTQKGDRIALLQNKRLLEYHEEELDSSFTVGDLYLGTVKKLSSGLNAAFVDVGHEKDGFLHYQDLGPNINSLNKFVKDVIAKRVTTGRLNSTQLEPVIEKIGKIDKVLTKNAPILVQVVKEPISTKGPRLSCDISIAGRYLVLVPFSDGVNLSKKITDRAERSRLLRLMSSLKPQNFGVIVRTVAQDKDVEELDRDLQHSLAKWEQAVKTLADAKPRDRVLGEMNRASSILRDMLNETFESITVDTRESFDEIREYIHTIAPDKEKIVKLHNGKAKVFEALGLEKQLKSLFGRSVSLPGGGYLIIEHTEALHVIDVNSGNKSNSEEDQEATAISVNREAAKEIARQLRLRDMGGIIVVDFIDMKKAENKKLLQDIMRDEMKTDRSKFTILPLTKFGLMQITRQRVRPEMNIVTREVCPTCGGTGTIQASVLVTDVIENNLDYILTKQNERGISIAMHPFLYAYYTKGLYSKQIQWYMKYKSWIKLVKDSSLGIVNFKFFNKSGEEIETGSGA, encoded by the coding sequence GTGAGTAATGAATTAGTTATCAGTTCGACTCAGAAAGGTGATCGGATTGCGCTCTTGCAAAACAAGAGATTGCTGGAATATCACGAAGAAGAGTTAGACAGCAGCTTTACCGTTGGCGATCTTTATTTAGGAACAGTCAAAAAACTTTCATCAGGCCTCAATGCAGCTTTTGTGGATGTTGGCCACGAAAAAGATGGTTTTTTGCACTATCAGGACTTAGGGCCGAATATCAATTCGCTCAATAAGTTTGTTAAAGATGTAATCGCCAAGCGCGTCACCACCGGTCGGCTCAACAGCACACAGCTGGAGCCGGTCATCGAAAAAATTGGGAAAATCGATAAGGTACTGACGAAAAACGCGCCCATCCTGGTTCAGGTGGTTAAAGAACCCATCTCAACCAAAGGTCCACGCCTTTCCTGCGACATTTCAATTGCGGGCCGTTATCTGGTCCTCGTGCCGTTTTCAGACGGCGTTAATTTATCAAAGAAGATTACGGACCGAGCCGAGCGGTCGCGTCTGCTACGGCTTATGTCGTCATTAAAGCCCCAGAATTTTGGGGTTATTGTACGAACTGTTGCACAGGACAAAGATGTCGAAGAACTCGACCGTGACCTTCAGCACTCACTCGCCAAATGGGAGCAGGCCGTTAAGACATTAGCCGATGCCAAACCCAGAGATCGCGTATTGGGTGAAATGAATCGCGCTTCCTCTATTCTACGGGACATGCTCAATGAAACATTTGAGAGCATTACAGTAGATACCCGCGAGTCGTTCGACGAGATTCGAGAATACATTCATACCATTGCTCCTGACAAGGAGAAAATTGTTAAACTTCACAATGGTAAGGCAAAGGTTTTTGAAGCCTTAGGATTAGAAAAACAGTTAAAATCTCTATTTGGTCGCTCAGTGAGTTTACCGGGTGGCGGTTATCTAATTATTGAGCATACTGAAGCATTACACGTTATTGATGTCAATAGCGGCAACAAGTCGAATTCAGAAGAAGATCAGGAAGCTACCGCCATTAGTGTCAATCGTGAGGCTGCCAAAGAAATAGCCCGCCAACTTCGGCTGCGTGATATGGGCGGCATTATCGTCGTTGATTTTATTGACATGAAGAAAGCAGAAAACAAAAAGCTTCTGCAGGACATCATGCGCGATGAGATGAAAACTGACCGCTCGAAGTTTACGATTTTACCCCTGACCAAATTTGGGCTGATGCAAATAACACGTCAGCGTGTACGGCCCGAAATGAACATTGTTACTCGCGAGGTTTGCCCAACATGCGGTGGCACTGGTACCATTCAGGCTAGTGTTCTGGTTACTGATGTGATCGAAAACAATCTCGATTACATTTTGACAAAACAAAATGAGCGCGGTATTTCAATCGCAATGCACCCATTTTTATATGCCTATTATACCAAGGGATTATACTCCAAACAAATCCAATGGTATATGAAGTATAAATCATGGATCAAACTCGTTAAAGACAGTTCATTAGGTATTGTGAATTTCAAATTCTTCAATAAATCTGGTGAAGAGATTGAAACAGGCAGTGGCGCCTAG
- a CDS encoding FKBP-type peptidyl-prolyl cis-trans isomerase has translation MKFNQWMLASIASAVFVAGAATAQVKKPAVKKPVAAKPASAAKPATTGALVSSQDSISYSIGLFMAQNLKQQGMTDLNSALLTQGLEDALQGQKTKLSQEQAGQLLNAYAQKQMAVRNAESLKVSSENKKIGTAFLTENKAKAGVVTTASGLQYSVEKEGTGAKPTATDRVKVHYTGRLLDGKVFDSSVERGQPAEFGVNEVIKGWTEALQLMPVGSKWKLYIPSDLAYGDRGAGADIKPGSTLVFDVELLDIVKQ, from the coding sequence ATGAAGTTCAACCAATGGATGCTGGCCAGTATTGCGTCAGCTGTTTTTGTCGCCGGTGCTGCGACTGCCCAAGTTAAAAAGCCAGCTGTTAAAAAGCCCGTTGCGGCTAAGCCCGCTTCTGCCGCTAAACCAGCCACAACTGGTGCCTTGGTATCATCTCAGGATTCAATTAGCTATAGTATTGGCCTTTTTATGGCGCAAAATCTGAAACAGCAAGGCATGACCGACCTGAATAGCGCTTTACTCACACAAGGTCTTGAAGATGCATTACAAGGGCAAAAGACGAAATTGTCTCAGGAACAGGCAGGCCAGCTACTGAATGCATATGCCCAAAAACAGATGGCCGTTCGGAATGCCGAAAGCCTGAAAGTTTCTTCTGAAAATAAAAAGATTGGTACCGCTTTTCTGACCGAGAATAAAGCGAAGGCAGGTGTAGTGACAACAGCTAGTGGATTACAGTATTCTGTTGAAAAAGAAGGAACCGGTGCTAAACCAACAGCCACGGATCGTGTTAAAGTACATTATACGGGTCGATTGCTGGACGGAAAAGTATTCGATAGCTCCGTTGAACGTGGTCAGCCTGCCGAATTTGGCGTGAACGAGGTCATTAAAGGATGGACAGAAGCGCTCCAGTTGATGCCGGTTGGTTCTAAATGGAAACTGTACATTCCTTCAGATCTTGCTTACGGCGATCGGGGAGCTGGTGCTGATATCAAACCAGGCTCAACACTGGTCTTTGATGTCGAATTGCTTGATATTGTTAAACAATAA
- a CDS encoding lysophospholipid acyltransferase family protein, whose product MKLTTFSANVENIMPSIPRSEHETLFQELLLQQIFTNFDQKCLTAGDLVKTRGAQEYLAKQDGPRIYCTYHLGSYRLLTSVLFRRGVDCILLVGNNMNRTQGDDMTEHIEALREKHGLTNVFRVVEAGHPSAGLTVLRELKAGRSLIVFVDGSPETAPEPGEEDKFLSVPLGSRSVLTRKGVGYLSHATGAPIIPVVSYRQPDLTNVLHCLDPIRPIRNSDRDMYCREAMTQLYKAFWPYLKRYPAQWEGWTFIHLFLEPELAKNTRFNGWPSRPTFNQDRYSLCDLEQAPILFDRRLYQTYEITEDLRDLLLNINSVDSVEGLVGKEMFGELMEMEVLR is encoded by the coding sequence ATGAAACTCACTACGTTCTCAGCGAACGTTGAAAACATCATGCCGTCTATACCTCGTAGCGAACATGAAACACTGTTTCAGGAGTTATTGTTACAACAGATCTTTACAAACTTCGATCAGAAGTGCCTAACGGCTGGCGATCTTGTAAAGACGCGAGGAGCGCAGGAATATCTTGCCAAACAAGACGGCCCCAGGATTTACTGTACCTATCACCTTGGCTCATATCGGCTCCTGACAAGTGTGTTGTTTCGCCGGGGAGTAGATTGCATATTGCTGGTCGGTAACAATATGAACCGCACCCAGGGTGACGATATGACAGAACATATTGAGGCTCTGCGAGAGAAACATGGTTTGACAAATGTCTTCCGTGTTGTTGAAGCGGGGCATCCATCGGCGGGATTAACGGTTCTGCGTGAGCTGAAAGCCGGTCGATCACTAATTGTATTTGTAGATGGCAGTCCAGAAACGGCTCCTGAGCCTGGCGAAGAGGATAAATTCCTATCAGTTCCGTTGGGGAGCCGTAGTGTCCTGACCAGAAAAGGCGTAGGCTACCTGTCACATGCCACTGGAGCGCCAATAATACCGGTTGTCAGTTATCGACAGCCTGATCTGACAAACGTTCTGCATTGTCTTGATCCGATTCGACCGATTCGGAATAGTGATCGGGATATGTATTGCCGTGAGGCAATGACGCAACTTTATAAGGCTTTTTGGCCTTATCTGAAGCGATACCCGGCTCAATGGGAGGGTTGGACATTTATCCACTTATTTTTAGAGCCGGAGCTAGCAAAAAATACGCGGTTTAATGGTTGGCCATCGCGACCGACCTTTAATCAGGACCGCTATTCACTTTGCGATCTGGAACAGGCACCGATTCTTTTTGATCGGCGACTCTATCAGACCTATGAAATTACGGAAGACCTGCGTGATCTGCTTCTAAACATCAACTCAGTTGATTCGGTAGAAGGACTCGTCGGAAAAGAGATGTTCGGCGAGTTAATGGAAATGGAGGTTCTCCGCTAA
- a CDS encoding carboxy terminal-processing peptidase, with protein MKKYLVTLLPVLMLSFQPDSPSGASTPGGAPLQGALTSSPTDDLKPSISQEKVETLVAKLLTTYHYRKVRLNDSLSSVVWDNYLKEVDNSKTYLLASDVAAFEKYRYQIDDALVNGDLTAAYDLYNVFRKRYQERSDFIKDQLKKPFSFTADETFNTDREKAAWPKTVDEQNELWRKILKNQELELRLGSRKDSAVTALMTQRYTNLDKAINRIKSADVFQMYMNSFAEALDPHTNYLSPTNADRFNQEMSQSLEGIGAMLREDGDYIRITDVLPGGPAFKSKLLNKDDKIAGVAQGDNGPMVNTMNWQVDDVVKLIKGPKGTVVRLQVISPNALAGAPPKEIRLVREKIKLEEQRAKKEVIEVSDNGRPFKIGVINIPMFYRDFEGARKREEGFSSTTSDVKKFVEELKGEKVDGIVIDLRDNGGGSLTEAINLTGLFIPKGPVVQVRESTGETEVYTDPDPSVTYDGPMAVLVNRFSASASEIFAAAIQDYKRGIIVGGQTFGKGTVQTLIDLNQWLPKEPEKVGQVKMTIQKFYRINGSSTQHKGVTPDIELPSAFSAEEYGESSQPSALPWDQINSTRYEQSHGLDDKILTRLRDRFDQRLKSDPELKQLAQDLADFKKAKENTVVSLQEAKRRKERDEAERKRAAANKVSQVTAPVDETGSPTAPKKKKDLYLTEAGLVLADYILAVNK; from the coding sequence ATGAAGAAGTATCTGGTGACCCTATTGCCCGTGCTGATGCTAAGCTTTCAGCCGGATTCGCCTTCAGGAGCTTCCACTCCGGGCGGTGCACCCCTTCAGGGGGCGCTAACGTCGTCTCCAACAGACGACCTGAAACCATCTATCTCGCAGGAGAAAGTAGAAACGTTAGTGGCTAAACTCTTAACGACCTACCATTACCGCAAGGTGCGCCTGAACGATTCGCTGTCATCCGTCGTATGGGATAATTATTTGAAAGAGGTCGATAACAGCAAAACATACCTGCTGGCGTCAGATGTAGCCGCTTTCGAGAAATATCGTTACCAGATTGACGATGCGCTCGTTAACGGTGATCTTACGGCGGCCTATGATCTCTACAATGTGTTCCGGAAACGCTACCAGGAGCGTAGCGATTTTATCAAGGATCAGCTTAAAAAACCATTCTCATTTACTGCCGACGAAACGTTCAATACCGATCGCGAAAAAGCCGCCTGGCCTAAAACGGTAGACGAACAAAATGAACTCTGGCGTAAGATTCTGAAAAATCAGGAGCTGGAACTCCGTTTGGGTAGCCGTAAGGATAGCGCCGTTACGGCCTTGATGACTCAACGCTACACGAACCTCGACAAAGCAATTAACCGCATTAAGAGCGCCGACGTGTTTCAAATGTATATGAACTCGTTTGCGGAGGCTCTTGACCCACATACAAATTACCTGTCGCCTACTAATGCCGATCGTTTCAATCAGGAAATGAGCCAATCGCTGGAAGGTATTGGCGCTATGCTTCGCGAAGACGGTGACTATATCCGTATTACCGATGTTCTGCCCGGTGGACCGGCTTTCAAGAGCAAACTGCTCAATAAAGACGATAAGATTGCGGGTGTAGCACAGGGCGATAACGGCCCAATGGTCAATACCATGAACTGGCAGGTCGATGATGTTGTCAAGCTCATCAAAGGACCCAAAGGTACCGTTGTTCGGTTGCAGGTTATTTCGCCTAATGCTTTGGCTGGTGCTCCCCCAAAAGAGATTCGGCTGGTACGTGAGAAAATTAAGCTGGAAGAGCAGCGCGCCAAGAAAGAAGTCATTGAAGTATCCGACAATGGTCGGCCTTTTAAGATCGGCGTTATCAACATTCCGATGTTCTATCGTGATTTTGAGGGAGCCCGGAAGCGCGAAGAAGGCTTTAGCAGCACAACAAGTGATGTTAAAAAGTTTGTAGAAGAACTGAAAGGCGAAAAAGTTGACGGTATTGTGATCGATCTGCGCGACAATGGGGGTGGTTCTCTGACCGAAGCCATTAACCTGACCGGATTGTTCATTCCGAAAGGCCCCGTAGTGCAGGTTCGTGAGTCAACAGGCGAAACAGAGGTATATACAGACCCTGATCCATCAGTAACTTACGATGGGCCAATGGCCGTGCTTGTAAACCGTTTCAGCGCTTCAGCTTCGGAGATTTTTGCTGCAGCTATTCAGGATTATAAGCGTGGTATTATTGTTGGTGGACAGACATTTGGTAAAGGAACCGTTCAGACCCTGATCGACCTGAATCAATGGTTGCCCAAAGAGCCGGAGAAAGTTGGCCAGGTGAAGATGACGATACAGAAATTCTATCGCATCAATGGTAGCAGCACACAGCATAAGGGCGTTACACCGGATATTGAACTCCCATCCGCTTTCTCGGCTGAAGAGTATGGAGAAAGCTCACAGCCAAGTGCGCTGCCCTGGGATCAGATTAACTCAACTCGCTATGAGCAATCGCATGGCCTGGACGATAAAATTTTAACCCGCCTGCGCGACCGTTTCGATCAACGCCTTAAATCAGATCCAGAATTGAAGCAGTTGGCTCAGGATTTGGCTGATTTCAAAAAAGCGAAAGAGAATACGGTTGTATCGTTGCAGGAAGCTAAGCGCCGGAAAGAACGGGATGAGGCTGAACGCAAGCGTGCCGCGGCTAATAAAGTTTCGCAGGTAACGGCTCCAGTGGACGAAACCGGATCACCTACTGCACCTAAGAAGAAAAAAGATCTGTATCTAACTGAGGCAGGTTTGGTGCTGGCAGATTACATTCTGGCAGTTAATAAATAA
- the dnaG gene encoding DNA primase has protein sequence MRIPEETVDRIRQATDILEVINDFVSLKKRGSNYIACCPFHNEKTPSFNVNPTRQIYKCFGCGKAGDSVKFVMDIENIGYGEALRYLAKKYGIEIEEQEQTPEDLLRQNERESLLIVLNFAKTFFQEALQKSDEGRGIGLSYFRERGFTNPTIEAFELGYSFDQWDALMQEGLRKGYNRDLLEKAGLILVKEGADGRSPKTFDRFRGRVMFPIHNVSGRVIAFGARILKTDKSQPKYLNSPETTVYHKSQVLYGIYQAKQTVRQEDVCYLTEGYTDVISLHQAGIKNVVASSGTSLTTEQIRLIARFTPNITILYDGDAAGIKAALRGLDMVLEEGLNLKLLLLPNGEDPDSYVHKVGAEEFKAYIKANSKDFIDFKAGQWLAEAGNDPNKRAEGISDVCASITKIPDPLKRQTLSQRVAQVFHVSEQSVISEINRLLRKQQEQSQKDFDRQARQQTTVQNEPTVDELNALFADAGINGVEPAISNRTPVDAPGERIKAVRTPLSYQEEECIRLLINYGARELEPGITLCQYILSELHEIEFQTQPYDLILSLFREGYHRGDILTAGDFLNRRSPSEIEMQNQAIHLTTPRYEISEGWLKHEIYVPSEEEIGILADSAYRNILRIKKMLAEQRMTTLQQELRDANGKTPEEADQLLTEFMHYKRIDVEISRLLGTVISG, from the coding sequence ATGCGAATTCCCGAAGAAACTGTTGACCGAATCCGACAGGCTACTGATATTCTGGAAGTAATCAATGATTTTGTCTCGCTTAAGAAACGAGGCAGTAATTACATTGCGTGCTGTCCATTTCATAATGAGAAAACACCTTCTTTTAACGTTAATCCAACGCGTCAGATTTATAAGTGTTTTGGTTGTGGGAAGGCTGGTGATTCGGTAAAATTCGTAATGGATATCGAAAACATCGGTTATGGTGAAGCACTGCGTTATCTGGCAAAGAAGTATGGCATAGAGATTGAAGAGCAGGAGCAAACACCTGAAGATCTTCTACGCCAGAATGAGCGCGAGAGCCTGCTTATTGTACTGAATTTTGCCAAAACATTTTTTCAGGAAGCCTTACAAAAATCAGATGAGGGTAGAGGTATTGGCTTGAGCTATTTCAGGGAACGGGGTTTTACCAATCCAACCATTGAAGCATTTGAACTTGGCTATAGCTTTGACCAATGGGATGCGCTAATGCAGGAAGGGTTGCGTAAAGGCTACAACCGCGATCTTCTTGAGAAAGCCGGACTGATCCTGGTCAAAGAGGGTGCCGATGGCCGGAGCCCAAAAACGTTTGACCGGTTCCGGGGACGGGTTATGTTTCCCATTCATAATGTTTCCGGTCGTGTCATTGCCTTTGGCGCGCGTATTCTCAAAACAGACAAGAGCCAGCCCAAGTATCTAAATTCACCCGAAACGACAGTTTATCATAAAAGCCAGGTTCTCTATGGAATTTATCAAGCTAAACAGACTGTTAGACAGGAAGATGTTTGTTATTTAACTGAAGGATACACCGACGTAATCTCACTTCATCAGGCGGGAATAAAGAATGTAGTTGCCTCATCGGGAACATCACTTACCACCGAGCAAATCAGGCTTATTGCGCGTTTTACACCCAATATTACAATCTTATACGATGGTGATGCTGCCGGTATAAAAGCAGCTTTACGTGGTCTTGATATGGTGCTTGAGGAAGGTCTAAACCTGAAACTACTTCTCTTGCCCAACGGTGAAGACCCAGACAGCTACGTTCATAAAGTTGGTGCCGAAGAGTTTAAAGCCTATATAAAGGCGAATTCGAAGGATTTCATTGATTTCAAAGCCGGGCAGTGGCTTGCAGAAGCCGGTAATGACCCGAATAAACGTGCAGAAGGAATCTCGGATGTATGTGCCAGTATCACTAAAATACCTGATCCCTTAAAGCGACAGACACTTTCGCAACGGGTTGCCCAGGTTTTCCATGTGAGTGAGCAGTCGGTTATTTCTGAGATAAATCGCCTGCTTAGGAAACAACAGGAACAGAGTCAGAAGGATTTTGATCGCCAGGCACGTCAACAGACCACTGTACAGAATGAACCGACGGTTGATGAACTGAATGCGTTATTTGCTGATGCAGGCATTAATGGTGTTGAGCCAGCTATTTCTAACAGAACGCCTGTTGATGCTCCTGGTGAGCGTATAAAAGCCGTACGGACCCCTTTATCGTATCAGGAAGAAGAGTGTATTCGACTTTTGATTAATTATGGCGCTCGTGAACTCGAACCAGGTATTACACTTTGTCAATATATCTTAAGCGAGCTTCATGAAATTGAATTTCAGACGCAGCCTTATGATTTAATTCTAAGCCTGTTTCGTGAAGGTTACCATCGGGGTGATATTTTAACCGCTGGTGATTTTCTTAATCGTCGGTCACCCAGCGAAATAGAAATGCAGAATCAGGCAATTCATCTGACAACACCTCGCTATGAAATTAGCGAAGGTTGGCTAAAGCACGAGATATACGTACCCTCAGAAGAAGAAATTGGTATTCTGGCTGATTCAGCCTACAGAAATATTTTACGCATTAAAAAGATGCTGGCTGAACAACGCATGACTACGTTGCAACAGGAACTTCGCGATGCTAATGGGAAAACGCCTGAAGAAGCAGACCAGCTTCTTACAGAGTTCATGCATTATAAACGGATTGATGTAGAGATATCACGCTTACTAGGCACTGTAATATCCGGATGA
- a CDS encoding response regulator transcription factor — protein sequence MNQPPIDQEATKNFALRRRDFSILVAQSEVFNCEVLSQLLKEQGYNVVGRAVEMEDTLQQIRVKRPQCVILESEISGQRTFDIVQEMQEANYQTKFILYTSKPDLRMIAKAMQMGFFGFLYASDGLDELYRCFQTVSSGGCYYSNGFMNLLKNFGVEVISDTTRNELSRLSDREREVLRMIANGLTANEIADQLGISYRTAVNHKAHIAKKLELSSCRQLPRYGISVKSYL from the coding sequence ATGAATCAGCCACCGATAGATCAGGAAGCCACAAAGAATTTCGCACTACGTCGACGGGATTTCTCGATTCTTGTGGCGCAGTCTGAAGTGTTCAACTGCGAAGTGTTAAGCCAATTATTAAAGGAACAAGGCTACAATGTTGTTGGGCGCGCCGTTGAGATGGAGGACACGCTTCAGCAAATTCGTGTCAAGCGTCCGCAGTGTGTAATTCTGGAGTCAGAAATATCGGGCCAGCGGACCTTTGATATAGTACAAGAGATGCAGGAGGCTAATTATCAGACCAAGTTTATTCTCTATACCAGTAAACCAGATTTACGTATGATCGCCAAAGCCATGCAAATGGGCTTTTTTGGCTTTTTATACGCTAGTGATGGTTTAGATGAACTTTATCGCTGTTTCCAGACGGTTAGTTCTGGAGGATGTTACTATAGTAATGGCTTCATGAATCTGCTTAAGAACTTTGGTGTCGAGGTCATATCAGATACAACCCGAAATGAATTAAGCAGACTGAGCGATCGTGAACGAGAAGTTTTGCGTATGATTGCTAATGGCTTGACAGCTAATGAAATAGCTGATCAGCTTGGGATTAGTTACCGAACAGCCGTAAACCATAAAGCACATATTGCAAAAAAGCTGGAGCTTAGCAGTTGCCGCCAGTTACCTCGTTATGGTATTTCAGTAAAGAGTTACTTATGA
- a CDS encoding LytTR family DNA-binding domain-containing protein, with the protein MKVIYLTRILLRKPIYSIGLLLCVVLIIEGLSWTIAYNPKLALVARAGGFFPYISALFKNLFLPEICTVVILTTLLDQQHIRLKLSSVGLTLKDISRYELTFLPTILLSYFLFNPATQTARFFLEAFPNYTFSNYWHSYLGGTFTMAIYFRYLIPIFLIGYTTLNVSLISDYFKQRQEAQEAAENKAQLAVQAAQAALAAQTTAVNPSPNNYLSHLKGKNQHGELDFPVEDVYFFTIEDRYYYAQLEKGQYLVGKTLNELETELDPSRFFRIKRDYIVNRQSVLNYAYWENGKYIVRLNTPDRHEIVVPRARMQEFREWLQGNGNNQRPYADSSTDSFILAS; encoded by the coding sequence ATGAAAGTCATATACCTCACCAGGATACTTCTGAGAAAACCCATTTATAGTATTGGGCTTCTGCTGTGTGTGGTTTTGATTATAGAAGGGCTATCGTGGACTATTGCTTATAATCCCAAATTGGCCCTTGTTGCCCGTGCGGGCGGGTTTTTCCCTTATATCAGTGCACTTTTCAAGAATCTCTTCTTACCTGAAATCTGCACAGTTGTTATTTTGACAACTTTACTCGATCAACAACACATTCGACTTAAGCTAAGCTCTGTTGGATTAACATTAAAAGATATAAGCCGGTATGAACTGACTTTTCTTCCAACCATACTGTTATCTTACTTTCTGTTTAACCCTGCCACACAAACAGCCCGTTTTTTTTTAGAAGCCTTTCCGAATTACACCTTTTCCAATTATTGGCATAGTTATTTAGGTGGCACATTTACGATGGCCATTTATTTCCGTTATTTGATCCCTATATTTTTAATTGGCTACACAACGCTCAATGTCTCCTTGATCTCTGATTATTTCAAACAGCGACAGGAAGCTCAGGAAGCGGCCGAAAATAAGGCTCAATTAGCTGTCCAGGCTGCACAGGCAGCCTTAGCAGCACAAACAACAGCTGTAAATCCCTCTCCGAATAACTATTTATCACACCTAAAAGGTAAAAATCAGCACGGTGAACTTGATTTTCCCGTTGAAGATGTTTACTTTTTCACCATTGAAGATCGTTATTATTATGCCCAACTCGAAAAGGGACAATATTTAGTTGGAAAAACCCTAAACGAGTTAGAGACTGAGTTAGACCCAAGCCGTTTTTTCCGTATAAAACGGGATTACATTGTGAACCGACAATCGGTTCTCAACTACGCTTATTGGGAAAATGGTAAATACATTGTTCGTTTGAATACACCTGATCGGCACGAAATAGTCGTCCCTCGTGCTCGTATGCAGGAATTTCGTGAATGGTTACAGGGTAATGGTAACAATCAGCGTCCCTACGCCGATAGTTCCACCGATTCCTTCATTTTGGCTTCTTAA